A DNA window from Daucus carota subsp. sativus chromosome 3, DH1 v3.0, whole genome shotgun sequence contains the following coding sequences:
- the LOC108214359 gene encoding chaperone protein ClpB1 codes for MDPGKFTHKTNEALSGAHELAMNAGHVQFTPLHIAVSLISDPNGIFRQAVANAGGSEEAANSVERVLNQALKKIPSQSPAPDQIPASTSLIKVIRRAQSAQKSRGDTHLAVDQLILGLLEDSQVADLFKEAGVSAAKIKAEVEKLRGKEGKKVESATGDTNFQALKTYGRDLVEQAGKLDPVIGRDEEIRRVVRILSRRTKNNPVLIGEPGVGKTAVVEGLAQRIVRGDVPSNLSDVRLIALDMGALVAGAKYRGEFEERLKSVLKEVEDADGKVILFIDEIHLVLGAGRAEGSMDAANLFKPMLARGQLRCIGATTLEEYRKYVEKDAAFERRFQQVYVAEPSVLDTINILRGLKERYEGHHGVRIQDRALVNAAQLSSRYITGRHLPDKAIDLIDEACANVRVQLDSQPEEIDNLERKRMQLEIELHALEKEKDKVSKARVGEVKKELDDLRDKLQPLMMKYKKEKERIDEIRRLKQKREELNFAAQEAERRSDLARVADLRYGALMEVESALARLEGNTDENVMLTETVGPEQIAEVVSRWTGIPVTRLGQNEKDRLIGLADRLHGRVVGQDQAVSAVAEAVLRSRAGLARAQQPTGSFLFLGPTGVGKTELAKALAEQLFDDDKLLIRIDMSEYMEQHSVARLIGAPPGYVGHEEGGQLTEAVRRRPYSVVLFDEIEKAHGSVFNTLLQVLDDGRLTDGQGRTVDFTNTVIILTSNLGAEYLLSGLMGKCTMADARNMVMQEVKRNFKPELLNRLDEIVVFDPLSHDQLRKVARLQLKDVASRLAEMGVALGVSESALDVILAESYDPVYGARPIRRWLEKKVVTELSKMLVKAEIDENSTVYIDADLTGKELSYRVEKNGGLVNAVTGQKSDILIQIPNGPRNEAAQAVKKMRIEEIEDDDEMDQE; via the exons ATGGATCCTGGAAAATTTACACACAAAACAAATGAAGCTCTGTCTGGGGCTCACGAGCTTGCGATGAATGCGGGCCATGTGCAATTCACTCCGCTTCATATTGCAGTGTCTCTGATCTCTGATCCTAATGGCATTTTTCGACAAGCTGTAGCTAATGCTGGTGGTAGTGAGGAGGCAGCGAATTCTGTTGAAAGGGTTCTCAATCAGGCTCTGAAAAAGATTCCCTCTCAGTCACCTGCACCGGACCAAATTCCTGCAAGTACTTCTTTGATCAAGGTTATTAGGCGAGCACAATCAGCTCAGAAGTCGCGAGGGGATACTCATTTGGCGGTTGATCAGTTGATTTTGGGCCTTTTGGAGGATTCTCAGGTGGCTGATCTTTTTAAAGAAGCTGGGGTTAGTGCGGCGAAAATTAAGGCAGAGGTTGAGAAGCTTCGCGGAAAGGAAGGGAAGAAGGTGGAGAGTGCTACTGGGGATACTAATTTTCAGGCGCTGAAGACGTATGGACGAGACCTTGTGGAGCAAGCAGGGAAGCTTGATCCGGTTATTGGAAGGGATGAGGAGATTCGGAGAGTTGTAAGGATTCTTTCGAGGAGGACTAAGAATAATCCTGTCCTAATTGGGGAGCCCGGAGTGGGCAAAACTGCTGTTGTTGAGGGTTTAGCTCAGAGGATTGTTAGGGGAGATGTTCCGAGTAATCTTTCTGATGTGAGGCTAATTGCGTTGGACATGGGGGCTTTAGTTGCTGGGGCCAAATATAGAGGAGAGTTTGAAGAAAGGCTGAAATCTGTGTTGAAAGAAGTTGAAGATGCTGATGGGAAAGTGATCCTATTCATTGATGAGATTCACCTTGTTCTAGGTGCTGGTCGGGCAGAAGGGTCGATGGATGCAGCGAATTTGTTCAAGCCAATGCTTGCGAGAGGGCAGCTGCGATGCATTGGGGCTACAACTTTGGAGGAATACAGGAAATATGTGGAAAAAGATGCTGCCTTTGAGAGGCGTTTCCAACAAGTCTATGTAGCAGAACCTAGTGTACTTGACACGATTAACATCCTCCGGGGCCTGAAGGAGAGGTATGAAGGACATCATGGTGTTCGAATTCAGGACAGAGCTCTTGTTAATGCAGCACAGTTGTCAAGCCGATACATAACTG GGAGACATTTGCCTGACAAGGCAATTGATCTAATTGATGAAGCTTGTGCAAATGTAAGGGTGCAGCTTGATAGTCAGCCCGAAGAAATAGATAATCTGGAGAGGAAGAGAATGCAGTTAGAAATTGAGCTTCATGCCCTTGAGAAAGAGAAGGACAAAGTTAGCAAAGCTCGGGTTGGAGAAGTGAAAAAGGAGCTTGATGATCTACGTGATAAGCTTCAGCCACTAATGATGAAATACAAAAAGGAGAAAGAGAGGATTGATGAGATTCGCAGACTCAAGCAAAAGAGAGAGGAGCTAAATTTTGCAGCTCAAGAAGCTGAAAGGAGGAGTGATTTGGCTAGGGTTGCAGATCTGAGATACGGAGCACTTATGGAAGTGGAGAGTGCATTAGCAAGGCTTGAAGGGAATACAGATGAAAACGTAATGCTCACAGAAACTGTTGGTCCAGAGCAAATTGCAGAAGTTGTGAGTCGGTGGACTGGTATTCCTGTTACAAGGCTAGGACAGAATGAGAAAGACAGGTTGATTGGTCTTGCTGATAGGCTCCACGGAAGGGTGGTGGGCCAAGATCAAGCTGTTAGTGCTGTTGCAGAAGCTGTTCTTAGGTCCAGGGCAGGACTGGCAAGGGCACAGCAGCCAACCGGTTCATTCCTCTTCTTGGGTCCGACTGGTGTTGGGAAGACGGAGCTTGCTAAGGCTCTCGCAGAACAACTCTTTGACGATGATAAACTTTTGATCAGGATTGATATGTCAGAGTATATGGAGCAGCACTCGGTTGCTCGATTAATTGGAGCTCCACCAGG CTATGTTGGGCATGAGGAAGGTGGGCAACTTACTGAAGCTGTGAGGAGGCGGCCTTATAGTGTTGTACTCTTTGATGAAATAGAGAAAGCTCATGGTAGTGTTTTTAATACATTACTTCAAGTATTGGATGATGGGAGGTTAACGGATGGCCAGGGCCGCACTGTGGACTTCACCAACACTGTGATCATATTGACTTCGAATCTTGGTGCTGAATATCTCTTGTCTGGATTGATGGGCAAGTGTACAATGGCTGATGCTCGTAATATGGTCATGCAAGAA GTGAAAAGAAACTTTAAGCCGGAGCTACTAAATAGGCTTGATGAGATTGTGGTTTTTGATCCACTTTCTCATGATCAACTAAGAAAGGTTGCTAGGCTTCAGTTAAAGGATGTTGCTAGTCGCCTGGCGGAGATGGGTGTTGCTTTAGGTGTTTCTGAATCAGCACTAGATGTCATACTCGCAGAGAGTTATGATCCG GTTTATGGAGCTAGGCCGATTAGGAGATGGCTAGAGAAGAAAGTGGTGACCGAGTTATCAAAAATGCTTGTGAAGGCGGAGATAGATGAGAACTCCACCGTGTACATCGATGCTGATCTAACCGGAAAAGAGCTGAGCTATAGAGTGGAGAAGAATGGCGGGCTTGTGAATGCCGTCACCGGACAGAAGTCCGACATACTAATCCAAATTCCCAATGGACCTCGGAATGAAGCTGCACAGGCAGTAAAGAAGATGAGAATCGAGGAAATAGAAGACGATGATGAGATGGATCAAGAGTAG
- the LOC108214360 gene encoding protein EARLY-RESPONSIVE TO DEHYDRATION 7, chloroplastic-like isoform X1, which produces MASQSREEILISVPCAILHLIDNNYSVQLASGDFSIVCLCQGNHVVAVIAKVSDKIQWPLMKDEASVKLDELHYFFSFRAPGENEGETNDLFLSYGLTFTSGGQESLSQLDQVLEKYTSFSVQTVTEEVADGKAGYWTVLAPNVEDYSSSAAKLITEGSGHLIKGILWCGDVAVDRLNWGNEVLSKRIGQRVEAEISLETLERIQKVKRVTEMTEKVAFGILSGTVTVSGIFTSSIASSKLGRRLFGLLPGQIVLASLDGFNKICDAIEVAGSNVMSTSSTVTTGLVSQKYGEEASKVSSEVLDAAGHAIRTAWAVFKIKNSLNPKSVMKPSRIIKKSKL; this is translated from the exons ATGGCTTCCCAATCAAGAGAAGAGATTCTAATCTCTGTTCCTTGTGCTATTCTCCACTTGATCGACAACAACTACAGCGTCCAGCTCGCTTCTGGAGATTTCTCCATCGTGTGTCTCTGTCAGGGAAATCATGTTGTCGCAGTCATTGCCAAAGTCTCGGATAAAATCCAGTGGCCTTTGATGAAAGATGAAGCTTCTGTTAAGCTTGATGAGCTACATTACTTCTTTTCGTTTCGTGCCCCGGGTGAAAATGAGGGTGAGACCAACGATTTGTTTCTGAGTTATGGATTGACATTTACATCGGGAGGACAGGAGAGTTTGAGTCAATTGGACCAGGTTTTAGAGAAGTACACTAGTTTTTCGGTGCAGACAGTGACGGAGGAAGTGGCTGATGGTAAGGCAGGGTATTGGACTGTGTTGGCTCCAAACGTCGAGGATTATAGTAGTAGTGCTGCGAAATTGATAACGGAGGGGTCAGGGCACTTGATTAAAGGGATTTTGTGGTGTGGCGATGTTGCTGTGGATAGGTTGAATTGGGGGAATGAGGTTTTGAGTAAAAGGATCGGTCAGCGTGTGGAAGCTGAGATTAGTCTTGAAACTCTGGAGAGAATTCAAAA GGTGAAAAGAGTGACAGAAATGACGGAAAAAGTAGCATTTGGAATCCTATCTGGGACTGTCACGGTCTCTGGAATCTTCACAAGTTCGATTGCAAGCTCTAAATTGGGAAGGAGGTTATTTGGTCTTTTGCCAGGACAAATTGTTCTCGCTTCCTTGGATGGATTTA ACAAGATCTGTGATGCCATTGAAGTCGCTGGGAGTAATGTGATGTCTACCTCCTCAACAGTTACCACTGGACTTGTCTCCCAAAA GTATGGGGAAGAAGCAAGCAAGGTGAGCAGTGAGGTGCTTGATGCTGCTGGACATGCAATCCGAACTGCATGGGCTGtctttaaaatcaaaaactcaCTCAATCCAAAAAGTGTCATGAAACCGTCTAGAATTATAAAAAAGAGCAAATTATAA
- the LOC108212304 gene encoding uncharacterized protein LOC108212304: MHKFEFIDLGDLFSVASSYRNAEFPYYSADVIGVLEDYQPLKTIDTKYGDTQILKFNIADGRHSHQVTVWGALAVSTHAQYVRIVERPIIAILLNTIPSLKIYFNLDNEAVSAMRQRICTTAKGMTSSTQTESSAEMVIETLTLKQLSEKTDTKYLKSNFLCKVRVKNVKENDNWWYFCCNKNNCHEEVSKIEGKYKCFKCNRNYPIAQKRYKIVVLAEDETEAFNCVLFDRAAKRIIGKTATKLIAETIDFETTKSYPADIKQLKGKDIILKIELSDDNIMLKSSIYNATDAYDCGASLTSESVSVTASGSSSENVEV; this comes from the exons ATGCATAAGTTCGAATTCATTGATTTAGGCGATCTATTCAGTGTTGCAAGCTCATATAGGAATGCTGAGTTTCCGTACTATTCTGCTG ATGTGATCGGAGTGCTTGAGGATTATCAACCACTCAAAACTATCGACACCAAATACGGTGATACACAAATTCTCAAGTTTAACATTGCTGATGGAAG GCATTCACATCAGGTTACAGTTTGGGGAGCTCTTGCTGTATCTACACATGCACAGTACGTGAGGATTGTGGAACGTCCAATAATAGCTATTCTG TTGAACACAATACCATCTTTGAAGATTTACTTCAACCTCGATAACGAGGCTGTAAGTGCAATGAGACAGAG GATATGTACCACTGCAAAGGGCATGACATCATCGACACAGACGGAATCATCTGCAGAAATGGTTATTGAAACTTTGACACTAAAACAACTTAGTGAGAAAACAGACACTAAATACCTTAAG AGTAATTTTCTGTGCAAAGTAAGAGTCAAGAATGTTAAGGAAAATGATAACTGGTGGTATTTCTGTTGTAATAAAAACAATTGTCACGAGGAAGTCTCAAAGATTGAGGGAAAATATAAGTGCTTCAAGTGTAATCGGAATTATCCTATAGCACAGAAAAG GTATAAGATTGTAGTCTTGGCTGAAGATGAGACGGAAGCTTTTAACTGTGTCCTTTTTGATCGTGCTGCAAAACGGATAATTGGCAAAACTGCTACCAAATTGATTGCAGAAACAATAGAT TTTGAAACAACTAAATCATACCCAGCTGATATCAAGCAATTGAAGGGGAAAGATATCATTCTCAAGATTGAGCTTAGTGACGATAACATTATGTTAAAGAGCTCAATTTACAATGCTACAGACGCATACGACTGTGGTGCTTCATTAACGTCAGAATCTGTCTCGGTCACGGCAAGTGGTAGCAGTTCAGAAAATGTCGAGGTTTGA
- the LOC108214360 gene encoding protein EARLY-RESPONSIVE TO DEHYDRATION 7, chloroplastic-like isoform X2: protein MASQSREEILISVPCAILHLIDNNYSVQLASGDFSIVCLCQGNHVVAVIAKVSDKIQWPLMKDEASVKLDELHYFFSFRAPGENEGETNDLFLSYGLTFTSGGQESLSQLDQVLEKYTSFSVQTVTEEVADGKAGYWTVLAPNVEDYSSSAAKLITEGSGHLIKGILWCGDVAVDRLNWGNEVLSKRIGQRVEAEISLETLERIQKVKRVTEMTEKVAFGILSGTVTVSGIFTSSIASSKLGRRLFGLLPGQIVLASLDGFNKICDAIEVAGSNVMSTSSTVTTGLVSQNSLLYFYG, encoded by the exons ATGGCTTCCCAATCAAGAGAAGAGATTCTAATCTCTGTTCCTTGTGCTATTCTCCACTTGATCGACAACAACTACAGCGTCCAGCTCGCTTCTGGAGATTTCTCCATCGTGTGTCTCTGTCAGGGAAATCATGTTGTCGCAGTCATTGCCAAAGTCTCGGATAAAATCCAGTGGCCTTTGATGAAAGATGAAGCTTCTGTTAAGCTTGATGAGCTACATTACTTCTTTTCGTTTCGTGCCCCGGGTGAAAATGAGGGTGAGACCAACGATTTGTTTCTGAGTTATGGATTGACATTTACATCGGGAGGACAGGAGAGTTTGAGTCAATTGGACCAGGTTTTAGAGAAGTACACTAGTTTTTCGGTGCAGACAGTGACGGAGGAAGTGGCTGATGGTAAGGCAGGGTATTGGACTGTGTTGGCTCCAAACGTCGAGGATTATAGTAGTAGTGCTGCGAAATTGATAACGGAGGGGTCAGGGCACTTGATTAAAGGGATTTTGTGGTGTGGCGATGTTGCTGTGGATAGGTTGAATTGGGGGAATGAGGTTTTGAGTAAAAGGATCGGTCAGCGTGTGGAAGCTGAGATTAGTCTTGAAACTCTGGAGAGAATTCAAAA GGTGAAAAGAGTGACAGAAATGACGGAAAAAGTAGCATTTGGAATCCTATCTGGGACTGTCACGGTCTCTGGAATCTTCACAAGTTCGATTGCAAGCTCTAAATTGGGAAGGAGGTTATTTGGTCTTTTGCCAGGACAAATTGTTCTCGCTTCCTTGGATGGATTTA ACAAGATCTGTGATGCCATTGAAGTCGCTGGGAGTAATGTGATGTCTACCTCCTCAACAGTTACCACTGGACTTGTCTCCCAAAA CAGTCTACTGTACTTTTATGGATGA
- the LOC108214360 gene encoding protein EARLY-RESPONSIVE TO DEHYDRATION 7, chloroplastic-like isoform X4 gives MASQSREEILISVPCAILHLIDNNYSVQLASGDFSIVCLCQGNHVVAVIAKVSDKIQWPLMKDEASVKLDELHYFFSFRAPGENEGETNDLFLSYGLTFTSGGQESLSQLDQVLEKYTSFSVQTVTEEVADGKAGYWTVLAPNVEDYSSSAAKLITEGSGHLIKGILWCGDVAVDRLNWGNEVLSKRIGQRVEAEISLETLERIQKVKRVTEMTEKVAFGILSGTVTVSGIFTSSIASSKLGRRLFGLLPGQIVLASLDGFIVQFICIESDIGS, from the exons ATGGCTTCCCAATCAAGAGAAGAGATTCTAATCTCTGTTCCTTGTGCTATTCTCCACTTGATCGACAACAACTACAGCGTCCAGCTCGCTTCTGGAGATTTCTCCATCGTGTGTCTCTGTCAGGGAAATCATGTTGTCGCAGTCATTGCCAAAGTCTCGGATAAAATCCAGTGGCCTTTGATGAAAGATGAAGCTTCTGTTAAGCTTGATGAGCTACATTACTTCTTTTCGTTTCGTGCCCCGGGTGAAAATGAGGGTGAGACCAACGATTTGTTTCTGAGTTATGGATTGACATTTACATCGGGAGGACAGGAGAGTTTGAGTCAATTGGACCAGGTTTTAGAGAAGTACACTAGTTTTTCGGTGCAGACAGTGACGGAGGAAGTGGCTGATGGTAAGGCAGGGTATTGGACTGTGTTGGCTCCAAACGTCGAGGATTATAGTAGTAGTGCTGCGAAATTGATAACGGAGGGGTCAGGGCACTTGATTAAAGGGATTTTGTGGTGTGGCGATGTTGCTGTGGATAGGTTGAATTGGGGGAATGAGGTTTTGAGTAAAAGGATCGGTCAGCGTGTGGAAGCTGAGATTAGTCTTGAAACTCTGGAGAGAATTCAAAA GGTGAAAAGAGTGACAGAAATGACGGAAAAAGTAGCATTTGGAATCCTATCTGGGACTGTCACGGTCTCTGGAATCTTCACAAGTTCGATTGCAAGCTCTAAATTGGGAAGGAGGTTATTTGGTCTTTTGCCAGGACAAATTGTTCTCGCTTCCTTGGATGGATTTA TAGTGCAGTTCATATGTATAGAATCTGACATCGGAAGTTAA
- the LOC108214826 gene encoding protein EARLY-RESPONSIVE TO DEHYDRATION 7, chloroplastic: MASQNPNYNPSSRTPMYPQIDPNPNPNSKTSPSSSSSLYPSLDMKDLVENLFPDDLNSPSAPPVSHEDTLISIPGAILHLIDQQYSVELASGYFSIVKLTQGEHVVAVIARVSDEIQWPLIKDEAAVKLDEAHYFFSFRPPSENEGEGPSDLLNYGLTFAARGQEGLLRELDGVLERYSSFSVQKVEKREVLDGKVAKEMAPSDFKSEKKKKVMEKNCQAYWTTLAPNVEDYSSSAAKLIAAGSGHLIKGILWCGDVTVDRLKWGNEVLSKRMGPGTEAEISPETLKRIKRVKRVTKMTEKVALGVLSGTVKVSGFFTSSVANSKLGKKLFGLLPGQIVLASLDGFNKVCDAVEVAGKNVMSTSSTVTTGLVSQKYGEEARKATNEGLDAAGHAIGTAWAVFKVRKALNPKSVIKPSALAKSAAKTAAEMKAKSSK; this comes from the exons ATGgcttctcaaaaccctaattacaaTCCCTCTTCACGCACCCCAATGTACCCCCAAATCGACCCCAACCCTAACCCTAACTCCAAAACATCCCCCTCCTCATCGTCTTCGTTGTATCCTTCTCTTGATATGAAAGATCTCGTCGAGAATCTCTTTCCCGACGATCTCAATTCGCCCTCGGCCCCACCGGTTTCTCATGAGGACACTCTCATCTCCATTCCCGGCGCCATTCTCCACTTGATCGACCAGCAATACAGCGTCGAACTGGCTTCGGGATATTTTTCGATTGTCAAGCTTACTCAGGGAGAGCATGTTGTCGCGGTGATTGCGAGAGTGAGTGATGAGATTCAGTGGCCTTTGATTAAAGATGAGGCGGCGGTTAAGCTTGATGAGGCTCATTACTTTTTTTCGTTCCGGCCTCCGAGTGAGAATGAGGGGGAGGGGCCGAGTGATTTGTTGAATTATGGGTTGACGTTTGCGGCGAGAGGGCAGGAGGGGTTGTTGAGGGAGTTGGATGGGGTTTTGGAGAGGTATAGTAGCTTTTCGGTGCAGAAGGTGGAGAAGAGGGAGGTTTTGGATGGTAAAGTGGCCAAAGAGATGGCGCCTTCGGATTTCAAGtcggagaagaagaagaaggttatGGAGAAGAATTGTCAGGCGTATTGGACTACACTGGCGCCCAATGTGGAGGATTATAGTAGTAGTGCGGCCAAGTTGATTGCTGCGGGGTCGGGGCATTTGATTAAGGGGATTTTGTGGTGTGGTGATGTTACTGTCGACAGGTTGAAGTGGGGGAATGAGGTTTTGAGTAAGAGGATGGGTCCTGGTACTGAGGCGGAGATTAGTCCTGAAACTTTGAAGAGAATTAAAAG ggTGAAAAGGGTGACAAAAATGACCGAAAAAGTAGCACTTGGAGTCCTCTCTGGGACTGTCAAGGTTTCTGGATTCTTCACAAGTTCCGTTGCAAACTCTAAATTGGGGAAGAAGTTATTTGGTCTCTTGCCGGGACAAATTGTTCTTGCTTCATTAGATGGATTTA ACAAGGTCTGCGATGCGGTTGAAGTAGCTGGGAAGAATGTAATGTCAACTTCATCAACCGTTACCACTGGACTTGTGTCCCAAAA GTACGGGGAAGAAGCAAGAAAGGCAACTAATGAGGGGCTTGATGCTGCAGGACATGCAATCGGAACTGCATGGGCTGTCTTCAAAGTTAGAAAGGCACTCAATCCAAAAAGTGTCATAAAACCTTCTGCCCTGGCCAAGTCTGCTGCTAAAACTGCCGCAGAAATGAAGGCCAAGAGTTCCAAGTGA
- the LOC108214360 gene encoding protein EARLY-RESPONSIVE TO DEHYDRATION 7, chloroplastic-like isoform X3 produces MASQSREEILISVPCAILHLIDNNYSVQLASGDFSIVCLCQGNHVVAVIAKVSDKIQWPLMKDEASVKLDELHYFFSFRAPGENEGETNDLFLSYGLTFTSGGQESLSQLDQVLEKYTSFSVQTVTEEVADGKAGYWTVLAPNVEDYSSSAAKLITEGSGHLIKGILWCGDVAVDRLNWGNEVLSKRIGQRVEAEISLETLERIQKVKRVTEMTEKVAFGILSGTVTVSGIFTSSIASSKLGRRLFGLLPGQIVLASLDGFNKICDAIEVAGSNVMSTSSTVTTGLVSQNLLYFYG; encoded by the exons ATGGCTTCCCAATCAAGAGAAGAGATTCTAATCTCTGTTCCTTGTGCTATTCTCCACTTGATCGACAACAACTACAGCGTCCAGCTCGCTTCTGGAGATTTCTCCATCGTGTGTCTCTGTCAGGGAAATCATGTTGTCGCAGTCATTGCCAAAGTCTCGGATAAAATCCAGTGGCCTTTGATGAAAGATGAAGCTTCTGTTAAGCTTGATGAGCTACATTACTTCTTTTCGTTTCGTGCCCCGGGTGAAAATGAGGGTGAGACCAACGATTTGTTTCTGAGTTATGGATTGACATTTACATCGGGAGGACAGGAGAGTTTGAGTCAATTGGACCAGGTTTTAGAGAAGTACACTAGTTTTTCGGTGCAGACAGTGACGGAGGAAGTGGCTGATGGTAAGGCAGGGTATTGGACTGTGTTGGCTCCAAACGTCGAGGATTATAGTAGTAGTGCTGCGAAATTGATAACGGAGGGGTCAGGGCACTTGATTAAAGGGATTTTGTGGTGTGGCGATGTTGCTGTGGATAGGTTGAATTGGGGGAATGAGGTTTTGAGTAAAAGGATCGGTCAGCGTGTGGAAGCTGAGATTAGTCTTGAAACTCTGGAGAGAATTCAAAA GGTGAAAAGAGTGACAGAAATGACGGAAAAAGTAGCATTTGGAATCCTATCTGGGACTGTCACGGTCTCTGGAATCTTCACAAGTTCGATTGCAAGCTCTAAATTGGGAAGGAGGTTATTTGGTCTTTTGCCAGGACAAATTGTTCTCGCTTCCTTGGATGGATTTA ACAAGATCTGTGATGCCATTGAAGTCGCTGGGAGTAATGTGATGTCTACCTCCTCAACAGTTACCACTGGACTTGTCTCCCAAAA TCTACTGTACTTTTATGGATGA